AGCGTCATGGAGAGGGCGAGGGCCCAGGCCAATCGCCTCACCGGCCACCCCCTGCCGCGCCATTCACGACGAGATCCATGGCCACGTCGATCGGGACCCGCACCTTCGCGCGGTCCTCGCCCACCCATCCAAACTGCTCCATGGATTGACGTTTCTCGAGGTGGACGATCTGCCCACGGCCGAGGTTCGTGAAGAGCTCCTCGTGCACGTTCGAGCGCTCCTGGATGGGACCGAGGTTTTTCTCGGGATAAACCCCGGACGGCCGGAGGGCGGCCTCGCGCGAGCGCTGAATGCCATAGGAGACCCCCGAGAGCACGAGGGAGAACACGATGGAGCCGACGAGGGCGAACATGATCAGGCGCGGCGGGAGGACGTCCTCCTCCTGCTTGACGGATCCATGGCGCTCGGTCTTGTCGGGGTGGCTCATGTCAAATGCTCCCGTACCGGAATGCCGCATCGAGGGACGGGTCGTTTTTCGGGACGATCGATCGGCCGCGCAGGCGGAACGTGCCGAAGGCGAGCGCCGCCCCGCCGACGCAGACGAGCGCAGCCACGTCGAGCCAATGCACGACGGGCCCCTCGGCGCGCACGGAGGGCATGACGAGCCATTCCATGTCGACCCAGTGCGTGATCAGGATCCACGCCGCGATCGGCGCGAGGGTGCTCGGCTGCTGCTTCAAGCGATAGGGCAAGAGCGCGAAGAACGGGATCACGAAGCGGCCGGCCGCGAGGAAGATGCTCATGGGGGCGAACTCGCCCGCCATGCGCGGCGCATAGAAGCTCGCCTCGTGGGGCTTGTCCGTGATCCAGATCAAAAAGAACTGGAAGAACGCGATGTAGGCCCAGAAGATGGTGAACGCGAGCATGAGCCGCCCGAGCGCGTAATAATGCGAGCTGCCGATCCGGGTGAGCATGCCCGAGCGCTGCAGTCCATACGTGAGGAGCACGACGAGCGAGATCGCCCCCACGAAGCCGCCGGCGAACCAGTACACCCCGAACATGGTCGAATACCAGGTGGGGGTCAGGGACATGAGCCAGTCGAAGCTCGCGAACGTGAACGCGAGCGCGACCGGCGGGAGCCCGAGCGCCGAGAGGGCGCGGAACCGGGTCTTGTCCGTGGCCGCGGGGGCCACGTCCCCGCGCAGCGACCAGCGCCGGAGGAAATACGAGACGCCCAGCCAGATGCCGAAATACACGAACGCGCGTACGAAAAACGACGGCGTATTGAGGTAGGGCAGCTTGTGCTGGACGAGCCTCTGGGCCTCGTGCTCGGCGAGGGTGTCGGGGGACGTCCAGGGGTAAATCGCGCCGACGCCGACGGCGATGGGGATGAACCCGATGACGGCGAGCGGCAGGACGCCAGTGATGCCCTCGATGACGCGGCGGAGGGCGACGGGCCATTTCGCGTCCATCGCGTGGACGATCATCAGGAAGATAAGCGCGCCGATCACGAGGGAGACGAGCCACGCATAGGCCGAGAGGTACGCGTAGAATGCGTCCCGCCCATGGGCGGCGCCGCCCACGAGCAGCGCAATGGCGCCCACGGCGAAGGCGATGGCGCCCCCCACGATGAGCCGACCTCCGCCGGTGAACACGCTGGGTTCGGAATTCATCGAAGCTCCTTTTGCATCCGCGCGCGGACGGGCTCGGGCAAGGTGTCGACGGCGACGCCGTTCGCCTGGAGTTGGAGCGCGCGCACGTAGGCGACGACGGACCAGCGGTCCTCGACCCCGAGCTCCTGCGAATAGGTGGGCATGAGCCCATAGCCCTGGGCGATCGCCTGGTAGATTCGACCCACGGGGAAATCGAGGACGGGCGCCGCGACCAGGCTCGGCGGCTTGCGGAGCTCCATGTTGTGCGCGACGACGCTCACGCCGTCCCCGCCCACGCCGTGGCAGGGCGCGCAGAAGACCTCGAAGCGCTTTCGGCCGACCTCCAGCATGGGCTTCGAAAGCGGGACGGGGATGGCCTCGACATACTTGCCGTCCACCATTCCGGTCCTGAGCTCGGGCGGGCCGAGCACGCGCTCGCGCGGGACGGTCCCCGGGGGAGGCTCACGCATGACGCGTCGATCCTCGAAGAACGGAGCCTCCTCGTAGTACTCGTAATGCGCCTGGTTCACCATGCGCTCGAAATCGCGCTCGGTGCCCGAGTTGTTGCAGCTCGCGAGGGCCGGCAACGCCGCGAGGACGGACAAGGGAGCGAGGACGGGAATGGATTTCACGGCTCCTCTCCCTCCATGCGATGCTCTCGCCCGTACATCTCGGCCTCGGTCGCCGGACGCGCCCCGAATGCGTCGACGTGGCTCGCGCCGAGCTCCGTGAGCTTGCGCGCGGTCGCCTCGCGGTCGAAGGCGGGATCGAGGTCCGATATGGCCAGGAAAAACTTGTCGATGCTGGCGCGCTCGAAGCCGTGCACCTCGAAGATGGGCTGCCAGAGGGCCGGCAGGCCCGACCAGACGGCGAGGATGACGCACGCCGAGAGCGCCGAGAGGAGCACGGCCATCTCGAAGGTCGCGGGGACGAACGCGGGCGCCGCGTGCGCAGGCCTGCCGCCCGAATTCAGGGGGTAATCGACGGCGTTCGTCCACCATTGCACGAGGTAGGCCGCCGCCGCCCCCGCGATGGCGAAGGGGAAGACCACGAATGCGA
This DNA window, taken from Polyangium spumosum, encodes the following:
- a CDS encoding cytochrome c, whose protein sequence is MKSIPVLAPLSVLAALPALASCNNSGTERDFERMVNQAHYEYYEEAPFFEDRRVMREPPPGTVPRERVLGPPELRTGMVDGKYVEAIPVPLSKPMLEVGRKRFEVFCAPCHGVGGDGVSVVAHNMELRKPPSLVAAPVLDFPVGRIYQAIAQGYGLMPTYSQELGVEDRWSVVAYVRALQLQANGVAVDTLPEPVRARMQKELR
- a CDS encoding DUF3341 domain-containing protein, which encodes MRRTLQGGIVGAFDTPEEVIRAAHELRKAGYRRLEGYTPYPLLELERAIGQGRSRIAFVVFPFAIAGAAAAYLVQWWTNAVDYPLNSGGRPAHAAPAFVPATFEMAVLLSALSACVILAVWSGLPALWQPIFEVHGFERASIDKFFLAISDLDPAFDREATARKLTELGASHVDAFGARPATEAEMYGREHRMEGEEP